The genomic interval TTGCATTTGAGCTTTTTTCAATAATATATTTGGGAAGATATTCTTCATAAAAACAATCATAATTAGTAGACCCATAAGCTTTAATATCAACTGCAGTCCGGGAAACTGCCTGTGCAGTCAGCGCAGGTGCTTTTGGAAGGACAGGATTTAGTTTAACAACCCAGTAATCCGCAGAACCTTTATTGGCAGTTGTTTTATCGCCGCTAATACCTGATTTAGACATTCCGGCTAAGATCAAACCTGCATCCTGGGCCTGAATGGAGGAATAAGCATAGTCATCGTTAGTGCCTCCAAAGGTTTTGTCCCATAGTTTGTTGCCGTCAAAATCTGATTTTACTACCCAGAAATCATTTAATCCACGGCTTGATTCGGTTTTGTCACCACTAATGCCTGAATTGGAATATCCAATAAATAAGTAGCCATCATAAAATTCGACCATACTACTGTTACCATCACTGCCACTTCCGCCATAGGTTTTATCCCACCATTTGTCACCATATATATTTGTTTTCACAATCCAGAAGTCCTGCGCACCTCTGTTTGGCTCTGATCTGTCCACAGATATTCCTGACGTGGAGGTTCCACTGAGCATATACCCATAAAGTGTTTCAATCAGTTGCGAAGATTCATCATTGCCGCTTCCTCCAAAGGTTTTGTCCCATTCCTTGGCACCACTATCAGATAATTTAACCAGCCAGTAATCTCTCAAACCCCTGCTCGCCTCACTCTTTTCCCCACTAATTCCTGACTCTGACCATCCGGCCACGGCATATCCTCCAAACGAACTCTGTATAATAGAAGACGCCTGTTCTTCCCCGTTTCCTCCAAAGGTTTTATCCCATTGTTTTACACCAGTGCTGGTGATTTTTACAATCCAGAAATCTGCTTTTCCCCGGCTGGGTTCGCTCTTATCTCCGGACTGGCCTGAATTAGAAAATCCTGACAGGATATAACCCCCGTCGGAGGTTTGTTTGGCTGAAGTAATATAGTCGCTTTGGTTCCCGCCATAGCGCTTATCCCATTGTTTTACCCCGGTACCTGAAATTTTTACCACCCAGTAATCAGAACCAGCCCCTTTATTTGGCGCACTCACATCTCCCAAGGCATCTGAGGAAGTAGAGCCTGCAACCAGGAAGCCGCCATCTGAGGTTTGGATCACTGAAGTAAAAGTATCTTCCCCATTGCTGCCTAAGGTCTTATCCCATAGTTTGTTTCCATTGGCATCGGTTTTAACCAGCCAGCCATCTTTATCTCCTCTATATACTTCGGTTTTATCTCCACTGATACCGGAGAGAGAAAAGCCTGCAAACAAAAAGCCGCCGTCGCTGCACTGGAGTACTGTTTTTGCTTCGTCATTGGCACTCCCTCCAAAAGTTTTATCCCATTGCTTGGCAGGTGCCTGAGCCAAAAGTGCGGTAGTGGTGAAAAGAATTAGCAGGAACAGAAAGCTGGTGTAACGAAGTTTCCTGCTGCCCCAGGAGAAGGGCAAAGAGTGTAAAGATGGATACATGTAATTGAGTTTTAATAGACGTGATTGGTAATACTAAGGATTGAGAAATAACAATATTGTAGAGAGAACTATAAAGGCTCTCCAGACAATAGAATTATGAAGTAAGTAATACTTAAAAGAATGAATCCGAAAGGTGGATTTTTACTAAATGGGCAGGTGGTGTTACAGGAGCAAAGCTATACTGGAATTTACAATTCTATTAACACATTTAGACTTTTTTTTAACACATTTAGACCATCCGGCAGAAAAATGAATTAATTCGGGCAAAATTTGCCGGAAGATGATTCTGTTTCAGCCCTTATGGCGGAGACTGATATAGTTTTATCATTCTGTTGTTTTCTGCCAATATTCAATTGCTATGTATTAAATGCGCATGTAATTTGTAGAATAATTCTTCATTCAATATTCGCCTGCACTTGTCATAAGCGGGTGCCTATACAATTGATTGCTTCACTATGGAAAACTGGAAAGCGGTTGTTTATTTATTAGCATCCGGACAAGGGATTTTATTAAGTCTGGCACTTTTGCCAGTAAGAAAACAGCATCCGTCCAATACCTTCTTAGGATTGATTTTGCTGGTTATTTCCCTCGAACTGCTCAATGCCTGGGGCATGCAGGTAAAATACCATAGTTCTCCGGATGTATTTCCTTTCTGGCTGTTACAATCCTACCTGATGTTGCCGCCCTCTGTATGGTTATTTGCGCAGATGACTACTTATGCTGATTTTGTATTCCACAGGAAACACCTTCTTTTTTATATACCTGCCGGAGTGGATATAGCTGTGCAGATGGGCTGGTATTTGCACTTTCGTTTCGTTGGCCACAGTATACACTTATTAGATATTAAAGCCTGGTTCTTATTTGCCGAAATTCTTCCGATCCTCTGGATGGGAGTGGTGCTGGCGGTTTATGCCCAAAGGCTTCTGGTGATATCTGGCCAGTTGAAAAAGGAAGCCATTCATGTCTCAGTCATCCATCTGGTTAAAATTTATGGCGTGTTCGTTTTTTTACTGCTGCTTACTATCTTATGGATTGCGGCTGTACTGATGTATATGCGTGTATTCAGCCTGATTGAATTGATTATAACATTGTTTTTATTTGCGCTCGGTTATATAGGCTATTTTAACCCGGCTTTTTTTGAAGTGCCTAAACTTTTGAAAAAGAAAACGGCCGGAACTGAGCCGCCGCTTTTCCCTAATTATAATGACCAGGTAGAATTAGAGCGGTTAACCCACGCCTTCGAACAGCATTCCCTGCACATGAGGTCTAAGTTGTCTCTGGAAGAACTGGCAGGCGAACTGAATGTTCCATCTCGCTATGTATCGTATCTGATTAACCGGTATCATGCCACTAATTTTCACTCTTTCGTCAACACGTACCGGGTGAAAGAAGTGATCCGGAAAATCAATGACCCGGCTCAGCAACATAAAACCTTATTGGCGCTTGCCCTGGAATCTGGCTTTAATTCCAAATCTGCCTTTAACCAGGTTTTCAAAACCCATACCGGCCAGTCTCCTTCCGAATACCTGCTGGTAAAGCGGTAAAAACTTAGTCCAATAACATGTTTCAGGACGTCCAGAGTTTGTTTTGGTGCGATAGGAAATGATTTAAAGACTTGTTTTGGAATAAAAACCATACACAGTTTTATGAAACAAATTATCTTATGGTGCTTCATGCTTTCTTTTTACGTTTCAGGGAATGCACACATACAAACCAATGCTGATAGTAAAGGTATTCGTGTGGAATATAACAAGAATGTAGAATTACTGGGCTTTGTCTATTTTGTAGGCTATGAAGGCAAAGAACTGGAAAATGAAAGTGATCCTGCCAAACGGGAAAAACACATCAAGCAATACGCCTACGGATATCACCTGTATCAGCAGTATAAAAAGTATGAAAACAGTGAGCACGTAAAATCAGCTATCAATGCGGCCTTAAAATACGATTTGTGGCTCGACTACATGATTAATCTGCTGATCCAGCTGGATAATTTTCCGAATGCAGCTTTGAGAGAAGATATAGTAGTAAATGACTATCTAAAATTTTCGTTGACTAAAGACCCGGTAGATGCCAGAAAGAATGTGACACAGTTTATTGAAGCGCTGAATAAGCTGTATATTGAAGTACAGTTTGATGCTTATCTAACCCAAAACATCCAAAAGTACGACAATGCCTTGCAACAAGTCAAAAGCAGGCTTCCTCCAAAAGAATTTATTCCGGCCATGGAGAAATTTTATGGCAAACAGTTCGATGCCTATACCCTGGTGCCCAGCCTTACGATCCCAGCCAGTATGGGATTTGGGGTAAAATATACCAGGCAGGGCAAGACCAGTATTTTTAATGTATTCGGCGCTTTTGATCAACAGCAGTTCAACGATGAAACCAATCTGGACATGGGTTTTGGCAACGAACAGCAAATTATAGAACTCAGCACCCATGAGTTCGGGCATTCCTTTGTAAACCCGGTGATTGCTCAGATCCCAGATACATTCATGACCCAGACCCAAACGCTTTTCGAACCGATCAAAAACGACATGACCAGACAAGGGTATCCGCAGTGGAAAACCAGTTTGAATGAGCATTTTGTGCGGGCCGGCGAAATCATGATTGCCAGAAATATGGGAAATCCCAAAGCGGCTGAGGCTTTACAAAAGCACTATATAGAGAGCCGGAAATTTATCTACCTGCCTGAAATTCTAACCATACTGGAGCCATATAACCACCGTAAACATATTTCTTACCAGCAAGCCGTGGGGCAGGCGATGGAGAAACTAAAAAGTAAAGTGAGTAACTGATTTTCTGATTTATAAGCGTATTTTGCACCCAAAAATGCACTTGCCACTTCATATTAAACATTTCTCAGACATATGAATATCCTATTTTTCTGTCCGCATTGGGGGCTGGAACAACTATCCTTGGAAGATGCTTTCCGGAAGATAAAAGATGCAGGCTATGATGGCGTAGAAATGGCTGTTCCATTTGATGAGCAGAAAAAAGAGGAATTCCTGAAATTATTAGATACCTATCAACTCTTACTGATTGCCCAGCAATGGTCGGCTGCCGGTGGTACTTTTGCAGAATATAAAGCCTCTTTTGAAAAGCACTTGTATCATTTTGCAGAAGTAAAACCTTTATTTATTAATTCGCAAACTGGGAAAGATTATTACCCTTTTGAGCAAAACAAGGCGTTGATTGAGCGGGCAGAACAAATTTCTAAAGAGACAGGTATAAAAATAGTCCATGAAACTCACCGGGGTAAATTCAGTTTTTGTGCGGCCATTACCAGGAAATTTTTAGAAAATATCCCCAGTTTTACTCTTGCTGCTGATTTCTCGCACTGGTGCAATGTATCAGAATCTTTTCTGCAAGACCAGAAAGAGACTGTACAAGTTGCCATTGGCCGGTCAGCGCATATTCATAGTAGGGTGGGGCATACGCAGGCTGCCCAGGTAAGCGACCCCAGAGCACCTGAGTGGCAGGAAGCCGTAGAACATCATTTAGTATGGTGGGATGCTATTATAGAGCACCAAAAAAAATCACACAATGCCACTTTTACCATTACGCCGGAATTTGGGCCCTGGCCATATATGCCTGCCTTGCCTTTTACCAGACAACCCATTACCAGTCAGTGGGAGGTGAACCTGTATATGCGCGATCTGCTAAAAAAGCGGTATGCCAATTAAGTATAAATATTATTTAAGCTAAACTGATTGCTAAAAATTCCGTACAGAATTTTTGATTTATTAATTCAGATCTAACTATGACAATCACTACAGATTTTGATATTGGAGATGAAGTGAGAGTAAATAACGGGGAAAAGGGTAAAATTACTTCTATCCGAATTGTAATACGGGAAGGAAAAACCGGTGGAGATTATAAAATAGAGTATGAAGTAGATCATACTTATATCCGCTATAGTTACCAGCTTAACAAAATATATTGAATAACGCATTAAATAGGCTGGGGATTACTCACCAGATCAAAGCATTGCCGGGCAATTTCCAGTTCTTCATTGGTAGGAATCACCAGTACTTTTACTCTGGCTTCGGCTGTATTGATTTCACGCATATCCTTGTCTGATGAATTATTTCTGGCTACATCAATAGTAATACCCAGATATTCCATCTCCCGGCAGATCAGTTCCCGAATTTTTTTATCGTTTTCTCCTACACCAGCCGTAAATACAATGGCATCCAGGCCGTTGAGTACGGCTGCATACGCACCCATGTATTTTTTGATCCGGTAGGCATACATGTCATAGGCTAGCTGGGCATGCATATCACCCAACTCTATGGCTTTCGTAATATCCCGCATATCACTGAAACCGGTCAATCCCAGCATACCGCTTTTTTTATTGAGAATGGTATTCACCTCTTTGAGGTCATAGCCAAGCTGGTTTACCAGATAAAAGATCACCGACTGGTCTATATCGCCGGAACGGGTACCCATAATGAGGCCATTCATCGGACCTAAACCCATGCTGGTATCCACACATATGCCATTTTTTACAGCCGACATACTGCACCCATTTCCCAGATGAATGGTGATGAGATTTGTATCCTTTTTACTCAGATATGCAATTGCTCTGTCAGCTACATATTTATGACTGGTTCCATGAAAACCATAAGCACGGATTCCCAGTTTGGTATAAAATTCTTCGGGAATCGCATATCTGAAAGCTTTGGCAGGCATCGTCTGGTGGAAAGCGGTATCAAACACCGCAATCTGGGTAGCCTTTGGGAATATTTGTTCAGCTACTTCAATGCCTAAAAAATTAGATGGATTATGCAGCGGTGCCAGCGGAAATAGTTTTTTAATTTCTGCTTTGGTAGCTTCGGTGATTATGGCTGTTTGGGCAAAACTTTCACCTCCATGTACCACTCTATGTCCGACTACCTGAATTTCCTGCGGATTTTGAATGACACCAATTTTATCATCTGTCAGCAGTTTTACTACCTCTGCCAGGCCAATGCCATGGTCGGGAATAGGTAAGGTAAGCGGAATGACTTCCTGCTGGTCATCTTTATAAACTTTATGAGTAATCACAGCATCCTCTAGCCCGATTCGTTCTACCAGGCCACTGCACACTACTTTTTCTGCGGGCATGTGAAAAAGCTGGTATTTAATAGAACTGCTGCCGGAGTTAATTACAAATAGATTCATGAATTTTGGTCAATAATTTTAATTTACCCTTGTGCCTGAATAGCTGTAATGATTACGGTATTGAAAATGTCGGCTACAGTGCAACCCCGACTCAAGTCATTTACCGGTTTGTTTAACCCTTGTAACATAGGGCCAATGGCTAAAGCGCCAGTTTCCCGCTGTACCGCTTTATAGGTATTATTTCCAGTATTCAAATCCGGGAAGATGAGTACACTGGCTTGTCCGGCAACTTCGGAACCAGGCAATTTTTGCTGGCCAACTTCCGGATCAACGGCGGCATCATACTGGATAGGTCCTTCAATCTTTAAATCCGGGCGCTTCTCTTTTACGATCAGGGTCGCCTGGCGCACTTTCTCTACATCTTCTCCTTGTCCGGAAGTGCCGGAGGAATACGAAAGCATGGCAATACGGGGTTCTATACCAAAACTCAAGCTGCTTTCGGCAGAAGAAATAGCAATCTCTGCCAGTTCCGAAGCTGTAGGATTAGGATTTACGGCGCAATCACCGAATACCGAAACCCGGTCGGGCAGGCACATAAAGAAAACAGAAGAAACGACAGAAATTCCCGGCTTGGTTTTCACAAACTGCAAGGCTGGCCGGATGGTGTGCTGAGTGGTGTGAATGGCACCCGATACCATGCCATCTGCCTGGTTTTTGTACACCATCATCGTTCCGAAATAGGAAACATCCGTCATCAGGTCACGGGCCATTTCCATGTTTACATTTTTATTCTTCCGCAGCTCATATAAGGTATGGACATAATCATCATAACGGTCCGAAGTGGCCGGGTTGATAATCGTAATCTTTGACAAATCGAGGTTCAGGCCCAGGCGGTTTACACTGGCTGTAATTTCATTTACATCGCCCAGCAGCGTTAAATCAACAATATCCTGGCTCACCAGCCTGGCAGTAGCTTTCAGGATACGGTCTTCGTTGCCTTCAGGTAATACGATATGTTTCCGCTGCCTTCTGGCCCGTTTCACCAGCTGGTACTGAAACATGTGTGGAGTGATTCCCTCTGGTTTGAACGTGATGATTTTTTCATCCAGCGCTTTTACATCCACGTATTTCTCGAAGGTATTTATGGCAAGCTCTACCTTTTTGGGATTATCCGGAGAAATCCTGGATTGAATAGAACCTATCTGGTTAGTGGTTAAAAAAGTGCCTACTTCTACGGCAACAATAGGAAGCTGTGTTTGTAAGCCATTGATAAGCCGCATCACCGGTTCTTCAGGCACTAGTCCACCAGTAAGCACAATGCCAGCAACTTTGGGATAGGAGTTGGAAAGATTAGCTTGCAGGGCAGCAATCACAATGTCTGCCCGGTCGCCTGGGGTAACAATTAAAGTGTTTTCTTTGATGCGAACCAGAAAATTAGGTACCTGCATGGCTCCGGTTATAAAATTATCTACCTGCCTGGATAGCTGGTCTTCCCCAAATAATAGTTTTCCACCTACCCGTTCATAAATTTCCCGCATGGTTGGGCTTTTCAAATCCTGCTGGTCAGGAATGACGGCTGTAATGATCTTTTCGGGCAACTGGGACTGGATCAGTTGCTTTACATCGTCTGTTTGCTCGGCCTGTACTTTATTGGCAATGGCAATGAGTACCTGAATTTCCTGTGCTTCAAAGTTCTGATAAGCTGTAATAACTCCATTCACAATCTGCGAAGTCGTTTTACCTTCTCCGGAAATCACAATAGCCACCGGTGCCCCCAGGTTTTTGGCAAAAGAAGCGTTCGCATTAAACTCATAGGCTACACCCCCTCCCAGAAAATCACTTCCTTCCACGACAATAAAATCATAGTTCTCTTCAATCTTTTTGTATTTGCTAATGATCGTATCAATGATTTCGTCTGTATTTCCCTGTTCAGACAGCTTCATTACTTCTTCTCTGGTAAAAGCATATGTGTCAGAGTAGGGAACAGGTAATTCAAAATAATTGAGTACAGTATCAATGTGGGAGTCTTTTTTCAGGTGAGGTTCATCGGAAATGATGGGTTTGAAATACCCGATTTTTTGCGCTTTACTCAGCAACATGTTCATCAAACCTAAAGAAATTAATGATTTTCCAGTATACGGTTCGGTTGCGGCAATGAAAATAGATTTAGTCATATAGGTTGGTCAGAGGTCAATAGTTAGTAGTCATGGGTTAGCAGTTCGCAGCATGATTGGGCAGATGAATAGAAAATTTATACATAATTCCGGAAATCGGTTACAAGTTAACTTCCCAGGGTATGCGGACTGTCGATGATGAAGTAATCATCAGTTCCACTTTTCCATTCCTTCTGCTGGTGACCATTTAGATTTTGGCTCAAAATATTGCCAGAGTAAACGGGAAACATTCCGGAGCAAAACATACCCTTCATTGGTTAATTCCCAGCTTTCATCCTGCTGATTTTTTGTAATGACACAAAATACATAATCTCCCGAAGGTGCATTCACCAGTACTACCTCCGACCTGGACTGATTCACTGCGCCTTGTTTGGAGGCAGCTTGTACCGAAGGTGGGATTTGTGAAAGTGCTTCTCCATCCCAGTAAATTCTTGTCAGGTTGCGGTGCATACGTTCGCTGGCATCCGGGCTCACTGCTTTCCCTTCACGAATGCGTACCAGTAACTCACCCATTTCCCTTGGTGTAGTTTGCCCCCAGCCATATAGTTGTTGATTCGCCTGCCTGCCGGGTGTACGGGAATTTACCCTGGTATGTTGGAATCCATTGGTTTCAAGCCAGGTATTGATGGCCGTTCCTGTACCTGCCAGATACTGGCACCATAAACTTGCTGTATTGTCACTCGTAGTAATCATCAGCATGACAATTTTGCTGAGCGAAATAGATGCACTGTCTTTAAACGATCCTAAGATATCTTCCCCGGGATATAATAAAGAATCACGATATACCAATTTTGCATGATAATCCAGCTCTCCTGTTTTGATCTTATTAAATAAGCCGATCATAATGGGGATTTTAATCATACTGGCGGTAGGAAACAATGAATCTGCCTGGATAGCAGCTGTTTTTCCGCTTTTGAGGTGACGCACATATATACCAACCTCTCCTTTAAAATCTTTCACTATACTATTAAGCTTTTCCTGAAGCTGCCTGTCAGTGCGGCTACCAGGCAGGTTTGGCTGGGCATTGGTTATGGTAAGAATATAAAGAAACAGGTTTATAAACAGGAGAACGCTTTTTTTCATGGAAGAAGAATATGCCGGAAAGCTAAAAAAAGATACCTGCCCATTCAACAAATGAGTATAAAAATTGAAAAGTTCTCACAAGTAGCTTTAATGTATGATAGCGGGGGTAGAAGAATAGTGCAAAAAAAATATTGTATCGATAAGTGATTTTTTATTTTTTTTAATTTTGGTAAATCTGATATAACGTTTGAATCGTAGGTATTAGTATGATATATATTATAAATTTATTCATGCTAAACAGCAAAAAATAAAACTAATTCATTTAAAAAACAGTTAAAATGTTAGTAATAACTCAATAAAGTGTGGTATAATATTTGACAATATGCTACATGGATAAATACAATAATAACTTATATGCGAATATTTAAAAATCTTATATTATTGCTGTCAGTGGTCTGGTTAGGCGCCTGTACAGCTTCTTCGGTAGCGGTTCGCTCTGATTACGACCGTTCTGCTAATTTCAGAGAATATGCTACGTATGCTATTGTTGCTGATAAAGCAAGAAGCAACGATCCGGTACTGGGTAGCCAGTTGAATCAAAAACGCATGGCGCAGGCATTAGATATAGAAATGAAAGCCCGTGGATATGCATCAGTTTCTGCTGACGAAAATCCTGACTTGTTACTGAGCTTCCAAACAGATGCCAAAGACAAGCAGTATACAGTGAATAATAATACCTGGGGATACTGGCGCTGGTATGGTACTGGTCCACAAACCCGTCAATATGAAGAAAGCCGTATTATTCTGAATATGGTAGATGCCAGAACCAAAGAACTGGTTTGGCAAGGATGGGCTGTGGGTCAGTTAAATGAACGTAAAAAAGACCGTGATGCTATCTTTCGTGAGGCTGTATACAAAATTATGCAGGAATATCCTCACCGGGCGGGCGGTCAAGTAAGTAGAGAAGGTAATCGGTAATTTGGAATATACTTAATAAAAAAGCAGGCTATTAGCCTGCTTTTTTGTTTTGTGGTCTGTAAGTATGTCGTTGGTTATAAATAATCCTTAAGTGAACCCCATGCATTAAGGTTCTGCCAACTGTCTTTATGGCGTATTCTTTTTAATAAAATATTCTTGTCCATTGTGATATTTCTCACTTAATCTGGGTTCAAGCTTTTGCCAAACTGTGAGGATATTACCATCTTTATTTTTTTGTAAGCTAAACAAGTTTTCCCCTACCTTGAATTGATCACGTCCAGATTCATCCAGGCTTTGCACAAATTTTACCTGTATCTGATCTTGATCCCCCTCAATTCGAGTTTTTATTTTTAGTGCCGTTTGTTGCCCGTTTACCTCTAGATTACCCACAAACCCACCTTCTTCCTGAAAAACCTCTAAGCTCCATGTCATACCCATCGAATAGCCAGCAATAGCTTTTACAGGTTCTTCTTCATATACATAATTCCCTTCCCAATCTTTTAAGGAAGAACTGCTCTTACAACTTACTAATAGAATAAGGAGGATGAAGTGGCTTAATATTCTCATTTTAAGGGCTGGCAATGATCCCAATATATAAATTATTGCTTCTTTTTTGCTTTTGCCTGCCGGACCAGACTCACATTGGCATTTTCCAGGGTAATGTGTTCGTATTGTCCTTTGCCTTTTGTCGATAGTGATTGCAGAGAAGAGGCAGCCATTTTGTTGTTACCAAAGTTAAATACACTTAAGTATATATCTTTTTCAGCCTCCCGGGTAGCCAGTTCATAAACTTCTCCACTAATGGGAAACTCACCGTCACTGGCCAGAATAATGCGGTTGTTGCCCCCTTTTTTGTAGTTTTTACCGGCTACCTTATAGGCCATTTTTATTCCCTCATTCCCGTTTGTAGCCCCATCTGAGCGGAGTTTATCAATCACTTTAATGATTTTGTCGATGTCCTTGGCTGAAGTAGGTTGTAAGGCTACTTTTGCTTCGCCAGAATATACCACAATCCCAATTTCGTCCTCCGGACGCAGCATTTGCAGCAATAAACGGATGGATTGTTTGAGCAAAGGCAGTTTTTGAGGGGCAGCCATAGAACTGGATACATCCAGCAGCAATATCATATTATTGGTAGCATACCCTTTCATAGAGAAGAAATCTTTTTCGGTCTCTGTAATAAAAACGGTATCGACTTTAGCCCGTTCGATAAACACCGTATCCGTAACCAGTGTCTCAATGCGCTGCACATCGGTAACCTTTACGGTATCATGAATAATAATATTTTTATTGGTTTCAGGTTTGTCTTCTGGCTTGGGAGCAGGCTTTGTTTCTTCAGGTATTTTTTCACTAATTAACGGTTCTGCAGGGCTGCGGTAGGGCTGTTTAAATACAAATACATCCGGCTGCATAATGTTTTTGAGAATAGGTGTTTTTGCAAGCTCAGCGAACTTGTTGTATTCATACACTATATCATTATAGCGGTACATAAACCCATCGTATGGCCGGCGGCTATAGGAAGAAGCAGGTTTAGTTATTTTCTTAGCATCTTCGACCAGTGCGGCTGAAGCATCCGGGATGTCTTCATACGGATTATATGGGCATAGGCCATTATTGCGTCCAATCCGCTGAATGCCTTTCATATTGGTGTATTCGTTGGCAATAACAGAGCGGATGCTGGCTTCCAGTTTTTCGGTTTTGGGAATTACCTGGTTATTTCCCTTAATATAATCCCTTACTCCAAACAATATTTCTTTATCCAGATCAACGGTCTGTCGGAGGGCTTTTCCTGAAACATACCAGGAACCAGTAGGCTGTGTTGCCGGATAAGCTTCAAATATCTTTTGTACATCTGTATATAATTTTTCCTTGCGTTCGTCGAAGGTATTAAACAGCACCTGGTAGCGGTCACGGATCTGGCTTACTCTGAAAAAATCATCTCTTTGGTAATCTCCTTTCTGTGCATGCGTAGCCAGTTCTATGCCCAGTTGGTCCATTTCTTTGAGAATATTCAGCAGTACTTCTGCCTGTGTATTTATGGTTTTGCGGGTGCCTTCTGGAAAATCTCCGCCTGCATTGATAGCTGATTGATAAAAAGACAAGGGAATACTGAATTTTTCATGCAAATAATTAAGCTTCTTGCGGCCTTTAAAATCAGATTCGTGGATGTCGTAAAAGCGTAACTGGTTGATCAGATTGTTTACTGAGCGTACCGATTCGTTGATAAAATCAACATACAGATTCAAAGTAGAAAAGCTTTTCTGAATAATGGGAGCACTTTGTTTCTTAATAGCTAAACTTGCTTCCTGCTTATCGTCGAAAGGTTGTACTGTAACAGCTTCCTGCTGTTCTTGCTTTTGAATACGGAAAACCGGCAATAATTCAGGGTAAAGTAATAAGCGCTGTCCACTTTGACGGCTGTAATTCACAAATGAATTATAACTGGCGACCATATCATTGTTGTAATAATTAAACAGGTCGGCATATACCTGGTTGCTGTACTTATCCGATTGCCGGGCATCAAAACTATATTTATCAATCGCATCTTTTTTTACCTGCTGAATAGACTGGATGGCATTATCGAACGAACCGGCCGCACTGGAAGCCGGATACTGAATGCCTTTTTCTGCCGCTTTCTGGAAAGAATAATTCTTTTTATCAATGTCATTGATGCTTTGTACGAGGGTTTCCATAGGAAAACCAGTAGCTATTTTATCAGTAAAATGATACGTCCAGGGCTGTAATAGATTCCGGTCATTAGCTAATACAACCAGCATCTCTTTTTCCAGCCGGTGATAGGCATTATTGGCATTATAGGGTTGTAGTTGCCGGTATTGCCGGGTTACTTCATCTGTTAAGGCTTGCTGTTTCTCGCGGATGGTATCAAAATCCTTTTCCATTTGCCGGAGCAGTTCATCAAACTTAGCATAAGAATCTGATTTATAATCACCCAGGCGGATGT from Rhodocytophaga rosea carries:
- a CDS encoding vWA domain-containing protein, which translates into the protein MKKPFCLLPFPYLLVILFTWLASVSLSAQTLTDAQLQALNSPIIFMNASVGQSEKVMEGLKDFYEQVQYIRQNNKDYMRPYRCVSDLPEYEFGQIQQKSAGLGAMKGKTLEAKSGEVWKALQQLDEHCKALEVYIRLGDYKSDSYAKFDELLRQMEKDFDTIREKQQALTDEVTRQYRQLQPYNANNAYHRLEKEMLVVLANDRNLLQPWTYHFTDKIATGFPMETLVQSINDIDKKNYSFQKAAEKGIQYPASSAAGSFDNAIQSIQQVKKDAIDKYSFDARQSDKYSNQVYADLFNYYNNDMVASYNSFVNYSRQSGQRLLLYPELLPVFRIQKQEQQEAVTVQPFDDKQEASLAIKKQSAPIIQKSFSTLNLYVDFINESVRSVNNLINQLRFYDIHESDFKGRKKLNYLHEKFSIPLSFYQSAINAGGDFPEGTRKTINTQAEVLLNILKEMDQLGIELATHAQKGDYQRDDFFRVSQIRDRYQVLFNTFDERKEKLYTDVQKIFEAYPATQPTGSWYVSGKALRQTVDLDKEILFGVRDYIKGNNQVIPKTEKLEASIRSVIANEYTNMKGIQRIGRNNGLCPYNPYEDIPDASAALVEDAKKITKPASSYSRRPYDGFMYRYNDIVYEYNKFAELAKTPILKNIMQPDVFVFKQPYRSPAEPLISEKIPEETKPAPKPEDKPETNKNIIIHDTVKVTDVQRIETLVTDTVFIERAKVDTVFITETEKDFFSMKGYATNNMILLLDVSSSMAAPQKLPLLKQSIRLLLQMLRPEDEIGIVVYSGEAKVALQPTSAKDIDKIIKVIDKLRSDGATNGNEGIKMAYKVAGKNYKKGGNNRIILASDGEFPISGEVYELATREAEKDIYLSVFNFGNNKMAASSLQSLSTKGKGQYEHITLENANVSLVRQAKAKKKQ